The Ananas comosus cultivar F153 linkage group 2, ASM154086v1, whole genome shotgun sequence genome contains a region encoding:
- the LOC109706871 gene encoding LOW QUALITY PROTEIN: UDP-glucuronate 4-epimerase 1-like (The sequence of the model RefSeq protein was modified relative to this genomic sequence to represent the inferred CDS: inserted 2 bases in 1 codon) → MRAVKMGGEAAEEEGFPSTPGKVKMERGGPGQYNRQLQRCFASTSSLFLWALFLVALTASYLSFQSFVDTSSRYLSASWGGLHWERRLRASARPRRPDGLCVLVTGAAGFVGSHASLALRRRGDGVLGLDNFNPYYDPSLKRARQSLLASHGVFVVEGDLNDAPLLARLFAAAPFTHVLHLAAQAGVRYALENPASYVRSNVAGLVALLEACRAADPQPAVVWASSSSVYGLNDKVPFSESDPTDRPASLYAATKKAGEEITHAYNHIYGLSVTGLRFFTVYGPWGRPDMAYFAFARAILQGKPITVYRGRDGVDLARDFTYIDDVVRGCVASLDTARPSTGGRAGRKRGEAQYRIYNLGNXAPVTVPRLVYLLEKHLGVRARRNVVEMPGNGDVPFTHANISLARAELGYKPTTNLDAGLKKFVKWYLSYYGSLYAFNS, encoded by the exons atgcGGGCGGTGAAGATGGgcggggaggcggcggaggaggaggggtttcCGTCGACGCCGGGGAAGGTGAAGATGGAGCGCGGGGGGCCCGGGCAGTACAACCGGCAGCTGCAGCGGTGCTTCGCGTCGACGAGCAGCCTGTTCCTGTGGGCGCTGTTCCTGGTGGCGCTGACGGCCTCGTACCTGAGCTTCCAGAGCTTCGTGGACACGTCGTCCCGCTACCTGTCGGCCTCCTGGGGCGGCCTCCACTGGGAGCGCCGCCTGCGCGCCTCCGCCCGCCCGCGCCGGCCCGACGGGCTCTGCGTGCTCGTCACCGGCGCCGCGGGCTTCGTGGGGTCGCACGCGTCcctcgccctccgccgccgcggcgacggCGTCCTCGGCCTCGACAACTTCAACCCCTACTACGACCCCTCCCTCAAGCGCGCGCGCCAGTCCCTCCTGGCCTCGCACGGCGTCTTCGTCGTGGAGGGCGACCTCAACGACGCCCCGCTCCTCGCCCGCCTCTTCGCCGCCGCGCCCTTCACCCACGTCCTCCACCTCGCCGCCCAGGCCGGCGTCCGCTACGCGCTCGAGAACCCGGCCTCCTACGTCCGCTCCAACGTCGCCGGCCTCGTCGCGCTCCTCGAGGCCTGCCGCGCCGCCGACCCCCAGCCCGCCGTCGTCTGGGCCTCGTCGTCCTCCGTCTACGGCCTCAACGACAAGGTCCCCTTCTCCGAGTCCGACCCCACCGACCGCCCCGCCTCGCTCTACGCCGCCACCAAGAAGGCCGGCGAGGAGATCACCCACGCCTACAACCACATCTACGGCCTCTCCGTCACCGGCCTCCGCTTCTTCACCGTCTACGGGCCCTGGGGCCGCCCCGACATGGCCTACTTCGCCTTCGCGCGCGCCATCCTGCAGGGCAAGCCCATCACCGTCTACCGCGGCCGCGACGGCGTCGACCTCGCGCGCGACTTCACCTACATCGACGACGTCGTGCGCGGCTGCGTCGCCTCGCTCGACACCGCGCGGCCGAGCACGGGGGGCCGCGCGGGGCGGAAGCGCGGGGAGGCGCAGTACCGGATCTACAACCTGGGCAA AGCGCCGGTGACGGTGCCGCGGCTCGTCTACCTGCTGGAGAAGCACCTCGGGGTGCGCGCGCGGCGCAACGTCGTCGAGATGCCCGGCAACGGCGACGTCCCCTTCACCCACGCCAACATCTCCCTCGCCCGCGCCGAGCTCGGCTACAAGCCCACCACCAATCTCGACGCCGGCCTCAAGAAGTTCGTCAAATGGTACCTCTCCTACTACGG aAGCCTGTATGCATTCAACTcttaa